CCTCTGGAAGATCAGCTGCGGCGCGTGTCAGCAGCGCGGGCAGCGGCGCCGGACATCTTCCTGAACATTCGCACGGACACCTTCATCACGGGATTCGGGCGGGATGACGAGGAGCGATTGACCGAGACCATCCGGCGCGGGCAGGCGTACCTGGAAGCGGGAGCAGACGGCGTTTTCGTGCCGCTGGCGGTGGACGCCGCCACGATTGGTACGCTGGCACGTGAGCTGGCCGGGCCGCTGAACGTGATGGCGTTCCCCGGTGCGCCCAGCGTCCCCAAGCTGCTGGCAGCCGGCGCGAAGCGTGTCAGCGTCGGTCAGAGTGTGATGCTGGCCGTGATGGGTTTCACCGCCCGCATGGCGCAAGAACTCCGCGAAACAGGGACGTATGACGCGATGGGCACGAATTTCTATGGCTTTGGCGAGGCCGAAAGGTTATTCGCCCGGTCTTAAAAAATTTGTAGATTTACGTGAATAGCGTTACGATTGAGTATGCCTATCCCAGATCCCGCGCAGCTTCCCGCTGCCTACGCCGAGGCCGTCTATGCCAGGAACGTCGAGGCTTTCCTGGCGCTCTATGCCGAGAACATCCGCATATTCGACGCCTGGGAAAGCTGGCAGGCGGCCGGCAAAGAAGCGCTGCGTCACTCGACCACCGAGTGGTTCGGCTCACTGGGCGACGAGAAAGTGGTCGTCACCTGCCAGGACATCCAGGTCGTGAGCAGCGACACCCTCGCCACCCTTCACGCCCTGATCGAGTACAGGGCCGTGTCTGCCGACGGGCAGGACTTGCGCGCCATGCAGGAGCGCGTGACATGGGTGATGGAACGCACGACCGCCGGGTGGGTGGTCACGCACCAGCACACGTCGCTGCCCGCCAGCCTCCAGACGGGAAAAGTCATGAAATTTGCTCCTGACTCCGCCATCTGACGCATTGCCAAGCCGCCCCGCCCGGATTTACACTGTGCGGGCAGTGACCGGGAAGAGTACCCGGACAAGCGCCTTCTCAGAGAGTTCAGGTCGTGGCTGAGAGCCTGAGCGAAAGCGCCCCGGAGAACGTCACCCGTGAGCAAGACGGAAGAAAGGCCAGCGAGAAAAGGCAGAGTAGACCCGTCCGGGAGCGCCCGTTACAGCGCGTCAAGAGCGCCAGGGCATCCAGCCCCGGAACAGCGGTGGTACCACGGGAACGTCCATCTCGTCCGCTTAGAGCAGCCCTGCTCGGCGGGCGTTTTTCTATTCACAGGAGTGGACGTATGCCACCAGTCACCCCACAAACCCAGCTTCTTTCCCAGGCCGAAGCCCGCGCCCTGGCGCAGCAGGAAGGCTGGCCTGAAAAGGTGCTGGCCTACATCACCCGCCGGCCTGATGAACTGCTGGTCTTTGAACACACCGCCGAATACCCCGAGGCCGGCATTCAGATGCCGGCCGGCGGTGTGGACGCGGCAGAAACCCCGGAACAGGCCGTGCTGCGCGAGGTCTACGAGGAAACGGGCCTGCGTCTGAGTCACCCGCTTGACCTGGGTTCGCAGCTCTGGACGACGCCTGCACCGTCCAGAATTCGCCATTTCTACTGGCTGACCGCGCCACAGGACACGCCGGACACCTGGTCGCACGTCGTCTCGGACGGCCAGGACGATAAAGGCATGACTTTCCTGTTTCGTTTCGCCCCCTTAAGCGACCCGCAGCTTATTCCCGGTTACGGCTTCGAGTCCGCGCTGCCTGCATTGCAGAAGCTTCAGCAGCGCGACCCTTCAGACACAACACTTTAAAAGGAGTTCCCCGCATGACTGACCCCGCATCCACGACCCTGGCCCCGCAGTTCGACCCCACCGCCATCGAGCCGAAGTGGGCGCAGAAGTGGCGTTCCGAGCCGTTCCGGGCTGACGCCAGCAGCAGCAAGGAACCCTTTACCATCGTGATTCCGCCGCCCAACGTGACCGGGAACCTGCACCTGGGGCACGCGCTGGACAACACCCTGATCGATACGCTGATTCGCTACAAGCGCATGGCGGGCTTCGAGGCGCTGTACCTGCCGGGGATGGACCACGCCGGCATTTCCACGCAGGTGGTCGTGGAGCGGCAACTGCGTGATCAGGGCGTGTCCCGCCATGACCTGGGGCGTGAGAAGTTTCTGGACAACGTGTGGGAGTGGAAGGCCGAGTCGGGCGGCATGATCCTCAATCAGCTTTCGCGCCTGGGCGTCAGCGCCGACTGGACGCGCGAGCGCTTCACCATGGACGAGGGTTTAAGCCGCGCGGTGCGGCACCAGTTCGTGAAGCTGTACGCGGGTGGCCTGGCCTACCGGGGCGAGCGCATGGTGAACTGGGACGTGGCGGCCCAGACGACGCTTTCCGAACTAGAAATCGACCGCGAGAACCGCAAGGTGAAGATGGTCACCCTCTCCTACAAACTGGAGGACGAGAACGCCGCCCCCAGCAACGGGGAGGCGGGTGAGATTCGCATTTCCACGGTGCGCCCGGAAACCATTTTTGCCGACCAGGCGATTGCGGTTCACCCCGAAGACCCTCGCTTCAGGCATGTGGTGGGCCACAAAGCCCGGATTCCCCTCACGGATCGCTGGATTCCCATTATCGCGGACGAGGCGGCGGACATGGAATTCGGCGTAGGGGCACTGAAAATCACGCCCGCGCACGACCCCACCGACTTCGAGGTGGGTGAGCGCCACGGCCTGCCGCGCCCCAGCGTGATCGACCTGGAAGGCAACCTGACCAGCGACGACCTGGTGCCCGCCGAGTTTCAGGGGCTGGAGCGCTTCGCCGCCCGCAAGGCCGTGATGAAGGCGCTCGCAGAGGCGGGCCTGAGCATCGAGGAAAAAGACCACGACGCGCCGCTGGCGATCAGTGAACGTACCAAAGTGCCGGTGGAGCCGATCATTTCCGAGCAGTGGTTCGTGAAGATGAAACCCTTCGCGGATCAGGTTCTGGAAGGCCTGGAGAAAGGCGACATCAAACTCACGCCCGAGCGTTACACGAAAGTAAACCGCGACTGGCTGGAGAACATCCGCGACTGGAACATCAGCCGGCAGCTGTGGTGGGGTCACCAGATTCCCGCCTGGTACGACGAACAGGGCAACACCTACGTCCCGGATCCGGAAAATCCCGACCTGGACTGCGACCTCGACCCCAGGTACGCGGGGCTGAACCTGCGCCGCGACCCGGACGTGTTCGACACCTGGTTTTCCAGCAACCTGTGGCCCTTCTCCACGCTGGGCTGGCCGGACACCGACGCCGAGGACTTCCGCAAGTTCTACCCGACGCAGGTGCTGGTAACCGGGTACGACATCCTGTTCTTCTGGGTGGCCCGCATGCAGATGGCCGGGTACGGCCTGACCGGGCAGGCGCCGTTTTCCACGGTGATGCTGCACGGCCTGTACCTGGACAGCAAGGGCCAGAAGATGTCCAAGAGCAAGGGCAACGGCCTCGACCCACTGGAACTGTTCGACCAGTACGGTGTGGACGCCAGCCGCTTCGCCTTCGCCTTCCTGAGCACCGGTGGGCAGGACATCAAGCACGACCCCCGCCGCTTCGAGCAGGGCCGCAACTTCGCCAACAAGCTATGGAACGCCACCCGCTTCGCGCTGATGCGTCTGGGCGAAGCCATTCCTAACCTCACGGGCGACGACGAACTGACGCAGTATGTGCGCAGCACCACCGTGAAACCCGAGGGAATCAGCATTCGCAGCGAGGATGCACTGGCGCAGGTGAAAGGCCGTGAAGACCTCACGCTGGCCGACCGCTGGATCATCTCGCGCCTGAACGCCGTGACCGCTGAAGCCAGCGCGCAACTCGACGCCTTCGACATCGGCGCGGCCATTCGCACGCTGTACTCCTTTACCTGGGATGAATTCTGCGACTGGTACATCGAGGCGGCCAAGCCCACATTGAGTAGCGGCAACCTGGGCACCCTGGTGACCCTCAAGGCCGTGCTGGAGCACATCCTGAAACTGCTGCACCCCTTCATGCCGTTCATTACCAGCGAGCTGTACGCCGCGCTGGGCCACCGCCGCCAGCTGGCCGTGCACCACTGCCCCCGGCCCGACGCGGCGCTGCACGACGCCGAAGCCACCCAGGCGTTTAATGCGCTGCGCTCGGCGGTGGACAGCGCCCGCAGCCTCAAGAGCGAACTGGGCCTCTCGCCGCAGGACAGGTTGAACGTCGCCGTGGAAGGCGAGCTGGCCGGGATCGTCACCGACAACGCCCGCGTGGTGGAAGGGATCGCCCGCGTGCAACTCGTTCCTGCACTGGAAGGCCGCACATTGAGCGCCGTCGAGCCGGGCGTGACCATCCTCGCCCCGCTGGAAGGCACGGTGGACATCGCCGACTGGCTGGGCAAGCAGAAAAAACGCCTGACCGAGTTCGACAAGCAGATCAAGCAGGCGCAGGGCAAACTGAGTAACGAGGGCTTCGTGGCCCGCGCCCCCGCCGAGGTCATCGAGGAAGAGCGGCGCCGCGTGGAGGATTTCGGCAAGCAGAAAGAGAGGCTGGAAGGCGTGCTGAAGCAGTTCGGCTAAGTTCCTGTCACAGAAAGGACACCCGACATGCCTTATTCCACTGAAATCCTTCCCCCCGAACTGGCCCACTTTGGCGACACGGCCCCGCACCTCCAGCCGCTTCCTGCTGTGGGGAAAGGTGTTCCCCCCGCCCTGACGCCCCGCGCCATCTGGCGGGCGTGGTTTGCCCTCAGAAAGGAACCGCTGCGCGTCACGGTGCGCCTGGCTTTCCCCGAGGTGCGCCCGACAGGCCCCGTTCATCTGGACGCCCTGCTGGGCGCGGCGGTGCTGCGGGCCGCCGATGCGCCGTGGCACTTTGCCGGACGGGAGGCCCGCGTCATTCCCCTGCCGCTCGATCTGCTGGCCGTGGTGGTGGTGGACAGCAGCAAAAACCGCCCCCGTCGCCCCTGCCTGCCCGTGTGGGCCAGTACGGAACTGCGGGAAGTGGAGCCGGGCGTGTGGGAAGGGCTGTGCATCGGACACGCCGACACGTTGCGAGAACTGCTGTCCTACCTGCATGAGATCGGCAAGGCTCCCTGCCGGGGCTGGCAGGTGGAACCCCTCGACAGGCCCCTGGAAACGGCCCGACAGGCCATCCGACAGGCCCGCCCCTTACCGGGCACCGCGCCCCACTTCACGCCCCCGTACTGGCATGACTGGACTGGTGCAGATCGGGCCGAATGAGGCAGAGTCAAGCATGATGAAATCCAAGACTGTCCGGGCGCTGGATCCATTCCTGCAAGACTCCACACTGAAACCCTTCTTCGTGGCCCGTCTGACCGACACCTACAGCACCAGCGAGGCGTCCGAGGTGGCCCGTAACCACCTGAGCCTGCACGCCCACCACGCCGCCCGTGCGCTGCGCGGCGTCAAGATGGGCAGAAATGAAGTCCTGGCCTTGCTGGATGTGGTGCGCCGTTGGTTCATCACCCCCGAATCGGCCCAGTATCTCGCGGTGGAAGTGGAGGATGCGCTGGAGGATGGACTGAGCGAGAAATGGGACATCGACGGCAAGGCCCTGGTGGGCAAGCTCTCCGACATGCACCCCTATGACCGGGCGGTGCTGGCCCTCACGCTCAAGGACGCCTGGGACGTGAAAGCAGCCCACGACAACGATCTGGAACGGACGGTGGTGGCTCTGGGGGTGACAGTCGGGCCTAGCAAGGCGGCAGAATACCTCAACGACGGTGAAAAGATTGACTTTGAGCCGAAGGACAACGCCTGAAGAAGCCAGGCCTGGCCATCGGCAGTACCGGCGTGGAAAAAGAAGCACTTCAGCAGGCCCTCCTTTGATCTGTCGCCCATCCTGTGAAAGAACCCCTCCAAACATAACGACGACACGCCCCGGCCTCTCCTTGAGCTTGCCGGGGCGTCCGTTGGAGCTATACCTACACGCTTTTAAAGCCCTCGAAGGGCTCCTTGCACGAGTCGCAGACGTAGAGCCGCTTGCACAGGGTGCTGCCGAAGCTGGCGGTCATGCAGACGTTCAGGCTGCCGCAGCGGGGGCAGCGGGTGGGTTCAGCTTCCAGCGTGATGAGCTGCTCGCCGGCAGGCGCGGGCGGGGCGATGCCGTACTGGCGCAACCGCTCGCGGGCGTCGGCGTTCATCCAGTCGGTCGTCCAGGGGGGCGTCAGGGTGCTTTTCACCTCGACCTCCTGCACGCCCAGGCCACGCACCGCCTCGCCGATACTGCCTCTAATGACATGCAGGGCCGGGCACCCGCTGAAGGTGGGCGTGAAGGTCACGGTCACCCGTTCGCCCTCCACCTGCACGTCCCGCACCATGCCCATGTCGGTAATGGACACCACGGGAATCTCGGGATCCGGCACGGCGCTCAGGGCCTGCCAGATGCGTTCAGGACTGATTTGAGAAGCGGTCATAGCGGGCCTCCTTGGCGAAGTGGGTTGACCGGCGACGGCTCCGGCGCGGCTGTGCAGACCCAGGACTGTGCAGACCTGGCTTACCAGACCTGGGCGTCGGGGAATTCGCGGGCGGTGCTCTGCATTTCGGTGAGCAGGTAGATCAGGTCTTCACGGTGCTGATCGCGGCTGAGGCGCAGCGGGCTGACTGTGGGAACTTGCAGCTGGCAGCGTTCCAGGTGCGCCCGCACCAGCCCTTCCCAGCGGGCCTTCACGGTGGCCGGATCCGGGGTGATGCCCGCCGTGATCAGGGCGTCCTCGTCCTGGGTTCTGGTGAACAGTTGCTCGGTGTACAGCCACAGGGTGTTCAGGGCGTCCTGCATGCGGCGGCTGGACTCCTCGGTGCCCAGGCCCAGGCGCTCGACCCACAGGGCCGTATGTTGCAGGTGAAATTTCTCCTCGCGCACGGCCTTCTGTGCCACTTCGGCCAGCGGGGCGTAGGTGCTGGCACGCAGGGCGTCGAGGTACAGCGCCTCGTAGGCGTCGTACAGGTACTGGCGCAGCATGGTAAAGGCCCAGTCGCCCCGGGGAAGCTCGACGAGTTGCACGTTGGTGTACTCGCGCGGGCCCCGGAAGTAGGTGAGGTGATCCGGGTTGCTGCCGTCCAGGGCGGCGCGCAGTTCCAGATACATCAGGGCGTGCCCGATCTCGTCCTGCGCGATGTTCGCCAGGGCGATGTCCTCTTCCAGGATGGGGGCGTGGCCAGTCCATTCGCTGTCGCGCTGCGCCAGGATGATCTCGTCGTCCGCGAGGGCCTGAAGGCGCGTGATCAGGGCGGTTTTCTGCTGTTCGGAGAGGTGCTGGGCCGTGAGCGTCATTCGGTCACCTGGGGGGGCTGTGCGGTGGGCTGTGCGGTGGACTGGGTCATGGGCTGGGCAATGGGGTTAGGGGCGTCGGCGTCCGCTTCCAGGCGCGGGCGCACATGCTTGGCGCCGAGCACCGGCGTCTCGTTGACCTGTCTGGGCATCAGGCCGGCGCGCTTGAGTTCGCCCACGTGGCGGCCGATGGTGCCGTAGTACTGCTGCTGCTTGTAGGTCTTCTCGGCGGCGGGCGCGAACCAGCTTTCCACGGTGTCTTCGCTGTCCTCGGTGCGGGCAATCGCGCTGTCCGGAATGACCCACCACGCCAGCGCATCCGGCCGCAGTTCACGGGCCTGACGCATGGCGTCGGCAGCGTCCGTGGCGTCCACCGTGCCGATCAGGTCGACGAAGGTCATGCTGCGCTTGTGGGTCATCTTCACGCCCACGTGGTACACGCCGGCCGGGCCGTGCATGGGTTTGCCAGCGTTGTCGCGCCCCATCTCAGCCAACACCGTCTCGGCGGTGGCCGACACGATGTCGTCTTCCCGCACTGCCCACAGGCTGACGGCGGCGGGCCGGCGCACGAAGATGTTACGCGCCGTGAGCAGCGCGTGCTCGGGGTCACCCGCGTGAACACTTCCTACCGCCTGATACGGGCGGCGGTCATTATCTTTCTTGAACACTTCCCAGCGCGGCCACTGGTCTCCAGTTTTGACGGACATAGCTTCCTCCGGTAAGTCACTTGGCGATGGGCAGGGAGTGGGACAGGGGGCAGAAGTGCTCCTCCGCTCACCCCTCCCTGCTCAGGGCAGGGCTCAGTCCGCCGCCTGGGCGTGCCGGCGGGCTTCGTAGGCGTTCAGGGCTTCACGCACCCACGCGCCCTCGTCGTGGGACCTGTTGCGAGACTCCAGGCGGGCACGGTTCATCTGGCCGCCCCCCTTGATCACTTCAAAGAACTCTTCCCAGTTGATGGGGCCGTGAATCCAGTTGCCCTGCTCGTCCTGGTGCAGGTCCGGATCCGGGATGGTCAGGCCCGCCTCCAGAAGTTCGGGGGCGTGCTCGTTGATGAACTCCTGGCGCACCTCGTCGTTGGTCTTGAGTTTGATGCCCCAGCGCATGAGTTGCGGGGTGTTGGGGCTGTCCTTGTCGCTGGGGCCGAGCATCTGCACGGCGGGCCACCACCAGCGGTTCAGCGCGTCCTGCGCCATCTTCTTCTGCTCCGGGGTGCCTTCGCGGGCATACGCGACGACCATTTCCTTGCCCTGCTTGTGGTGGAAGGTTTCCTCGCTGCAAATGCGCACCATGGCGCGGCTGTAGGGGCCGTAGCTACAGCCGGCCAGCATGGTCTGGTTCTTGATGGCCGCGCCGTCGACCAGCCAGCCGATCATACCGATGTCGGCCCAGGTCAGGGTGGGATAATTGAAGATGCTGCTGTACTTGGCCTTGCCGGTCAACAGGGCGTCCAGCATCTCCTCGCGGGTGGTGCCCAGCGTTTCGGCGGCGTGGTAGAGGTACTGGCCGTGACCGGCCTCGTCCTGCACCTTGGCGATCAGGATCATCTTGCGGTGCAGGTTAGGCGCGCGGGTGATCCAGGCCCCTTCGGGCAGCATGCCCACCACTTCGCTGTGCGCGTGCTGGGAAATCATGCGGATCAGTTGCTTGCGGTACGCCTCAGGCATCCAGTCGCCGCTCTCTATTTTTTCTCCAGCGGCGATGCGGGCCTCGAAGGCGGCGAGTTGCTCGGGCGTTTCGGCAGTCTGCGGGATGGGCTGAGTCATGTGGAGCACCTCCGGGTGACGGTCACTTGAAAAAAAGCAGGAACCTAACTAACGCTTGTTAGGTAAGTATACAGGATGAACCACGCCGCGTTACGGCGAGAGTGACGGTTTGTCTATTCTGCGCCTTTCCAATTTGTCCTGCCAGCCCAGCCGCCCCTGGGAATGGGGGCAAAACCCGCCTGGTTCACGGCCCAGAGCGCCTGACCCTAC
The Deinococcus fonticola genome window above contains:
- a CDS encoding isocitrate lyase/PEP mutase family protein — encoded protein: MTQTDLFRHLHTAGFLLPNAWDAASARLFEAAGFPAVGTTSAGISYARGRQDGQSLSRADMLREVQAIVTSVGVPVNADIEAGYGDAPDGVAQTVREFAALGVAGVNLEDATGRPASPLYPLEDQLRRVSAARAAAPDIFLNIRTDTFITGFGRDDEERLTETIRRGQAYLEAGADGVFVPLAVDAATIGTLARELAGPLNVMAFPGAPSVPKLLAAGAKRVSVGQSVMLAVMGFTARMAQELRETGTYDAMGTNFYGFGEAERLFARS
- a CDS encoding YybH family protein, whose protein sequence is MPIPDPAQLPAAYAEAVYARNVEAFLALYAENIRIFDAWESWQAAGKEALRHSTTEWFGSLGDEKVVVTCQDIQVVSSDTLATLHALIEYRAVSADGQDLRAMQERVTWVMERTTAGWVVTHQHTSLPASLQTGKVMKFAPDSAI
- a CDS encoding NUDIX hydrolase: MPPVTPQTQLLSQAEARALAQQEGWPEKVLAYITRRPDELLVFEHTAEYPEAGIQMPAGGVDAAETPEQAVLREVYEETGLRLSHPLDLGSQLWTTPAPSRIRHFYWLTAPQDTPDTWSHVVSDGQDDKGMTFLFRFAPLSDPQLIPGYGFESALPALQKLQQRDPSDTTL
- a CDS encoding valine--tRNA ligase, which translates into the protein MTDPASTTLAPQFDPTAIEPKWAQKWRSEPFRADASSSKEPFTIVIPPPNVTGNLHLGHALDNTLIDTLIRYKRMAGFEALYLPGMDHAGISTQVVVERQLRDQGVSRHDLGREKFLDNVWEWKAESGGMILNQLSRLGVSADWTRERFTMDEGLSRAVRHQFVKLYAGGLAYRGERMVNWDVAAQTTLSELEIDRENRKVKMVTLSYKLEDENAAPSNGEAGEIRISTVRPETIFADQAIAVHPEDPRFRHVVGHKARIPLTDRWIPIIADEAADMEFGVGALKITPAHDPTDFEVGERHGLPRPSVIDLEGNLTSDDLVPAEFQGLERFAARKAVMKALAEAGLSIEEKDHDAPLAISERTKVPVEPIISEQWFVKMKPFADQVLEGLEKGDIKLTPERYTKVNRDWLENIRDWNISRQLWWGHQIPAWYDEQGNTYVPDPENPDLDCDLDPRYAGLNLRRDPDVFDTWFSSNLWPFSTLGWPDTDAEDFRKFYPTQVLVTGYDILFFWVARMQMAGYGLTGQAPFSTVMLHGLYLDSKGQKMSKSKGNGLDPLELFDQYGVDASRFAFAFLSTGGQDIKHDPRRFEQGRNFANKLWNATRFALMRLGEAIPNLTGDDELTQYVRSTTVKPEGISIRSEDALAQVKGREDLTLADRWIISRLNAVTAEASAQLDAFDIGAAIRTLYSFTWDEFCDWYIEAAKPTLSSGNLGTLVTLKAVLEHILKLLHPFMPFITSELYAALGHRRQLAVHHCPRPDAALHDAEATQAFNALRSAVDSARSLKSELGLSPQDRLNVAVEGELAGIVTDNARVVEGIARVQLVPALEGRTLSAVEPGVTILAPLEGTVDIADWLGKQKKRLTEFDKQIKQAQGKLSNEGFVARAPAEVIEEERRRVEDFGKQKERLEGVLKQFG
- the paaD gene encoding 1,2-phenylacetyl-CoA epoxidase subunit PaaD; its protein translation is MTASQISPERIWQALSAVPDPEIPVVSITDMGMVRDVQVEGERVTVTFTPTFSGCPALHVIRGSIGEAVRGLGVQEVEVKSTLTPPWTTDWMNADARERLRQYGIAPPAPAGEQLITLEAEPTRCPRCGSLNVCMTASFGSTLCKRLYVCDSCKEPFEGFKSV
- the paaC gene encoding 1,2-phenylacetyl-CoA epoxidase subunit PaaC, encoding MTLTAQHLSEQQKTALITRLQALADDEIILAQRDSEWTGHAPILEEDIALANIAQDEIGHALMYLELRAALDGSNPDHLTYFRGPREYTNVQLVELPRGDWAFTMLRQYLYDAYEALYLDALRASTYAPLAEVAQKAVREEKFHLQHTALWVERLGLGTEESSRRMQDALNTLWLYTEQLFTRTQDEDALITAGITPDPATVKARWEGLVRAHLERCQLQVPTVSPLRLSRDQHREDLIYLLTEMQSTAREFPDAQVW
- a CDS encoding phenylacetic acid degradation protein — protein: MSVKTGDQWPRWEVFKKDNDRRPYQAVGSVHAGDPEHALLTARNIFVRRPAAVSLWAVREDDIVSATAETVLAEMGRDNAGKPMHGPAGVYHVGVKMTHKRSMTFVDLIGTVDATDAADAMRQARELRPDALAWWVIPDSAIARTEDSEDTVESWFAPAAEKTYKQQQYYGTIGRHVGELKRAGLMPRQVNETPVLGAKHVRPRLEADADAPNPIAQPMTQSTAQPTAQPPQVTE
- the paaA gene encoding 1,2-phenylacetyl-CoA epoxidase subunit PaaA, which gives rise to MTQPIPQTAETPEQLAAFEARIAAGEKIESGDWMPEAYRKQLIRMISQHAHSEVVGMLPEGAWITRAPNLHRKMILIAKVQDEAGHGQYLYHAAETLGTTREEMLDALLTGKAKYSSIFNYPTLTWADIGMIGWLVDGAAIKNQTMLAGCSYGPYSRAMVRICSEETFHHKQGKEMVVAYAREGTPEQKKMAQDALNRWWWPAVQMLGPSDKDSPNTPQLMRWGIKLKTNDEVRQEFINEHAPELLEAGLTIPDPDLHQDEQGNWIHGPINWEEFFEVIKGGGQMNRARLESRNRSHDEGAWVREALNAYEARRHAQAAD